AACATCAGTCAAAAGTTTTGCTGATACTTGACGGATTGGATGAGTTGCCAACCCATAAATTACCCGTCTACAAAGAAATCATTCAAGGAAGAATGCTTTCAAAATGTTACTTAGTGGTTACAGCCCGCCATGAAGCTGGGATAAAAGTGCGGGAATGCTGTGACACCCTGCTAGAGGTCGAAGGATTTACCAAAAATGATGCTGAAGATTTTATCCGAAGATATTTCAAAACCGAGACGCATTTGGCGCAAAAGCTCTTGGACAAGCTGCACACAGACGCAAGCCTTAGCGGAATAACTGCAAATCCATTAAATACAGCCCTTCTTTGCCTCCTTTGCGAAGACGTCCAAGGAGATTTGCCGAAAGGTAGAACTCTGCTTTACCACGAAATAGTGCAGTGTGTGCTGAGAAAGTATAGGAGAAAGAAAGAATTACCAGAAACGGACGAAGACCTAACAAAATTATACCACACTGAATTGAAGCATCTTGGTTCTATAGCATTGAATGGCTTGCTTAACGATGAGATGTATTTCGACGACAGTGGACGTATTCCGAAATGGCACCTGCAGCTTAATACGTGAATTGGGATTTCTGTCAGCTCAGCTTGGACGCAGCAAACGAAGACCAAACCGGTGCTATGGCTTTCTACATAAGAGCTTTCAGGAGTTCTTCGCTGCATTTTATCTAAGTTGCCAGCTTGTCGATGAGGAAATTAATCCTGATGGCTTAGTTGCTGACACAAGATTAATTAAGGAGTTTCAACACGTGCTTATGTTTACCTGGGGGATCTTGGCTCAGCAGTGCGAGGCAAAAGCCAGGGCACGTATGGCAAGTATAGCAAGTCAAATTAACCAGTCAAATGAGGGGGAAAGTTATGACTACTTATGGATTGCATTGAATTGTATTAAGGAATGTGAAAAAGAACAGGGTACCTTTGGAAAAAAACTGGCACATTCTCTTGGTTCTCTTCTTAAAATTCAGCGTATTTATTGTCGACAGCAGATGGGTGACAGTGGCGCTGCTATACTGGCTCACGCAATGGCGACAAACTCAACGGTGAAAAAGTTGGTTTTGCGTGACAATAGAATCGGtaactcaggtgctgctgcagtGGCTAAAGCAGTGAaaatcaattcaacactgacagagctgcatttgtctggcaatggaatcggtgactcgggtgctgctgcactggctaaagcagtggaaatcaattcaacgctgacacagTTAGATTTGTCTGCCAATGGAATGGTTTTGCGTGACAATGAAATCGCTGAcccaggtgctgctgcactggctaaagcagtggaaatcaattcaacactgacaaGGTTGAGTTTGTCTCATAATGGAATCGGTGCCTCAGGTGCTGCTGcgctggctaaagcagtggaaatcaattcaacagtGACACAGTTGTATTTGTATCGCAGTGGAATccgtgactcaggtgctgctgcacgggctaaagcagtggaaatcaattaaACACTTATAGTGTTGGATTTGTCTCTCAATGTAATCAGTGACTCAGGTgatgctgcactggctaaagcagtggaagtcaattcaacactgacaaGTTTGCATTTGTCTGACAATGAAATCGCTGACCCATGTGCTGCTGCTCTGgttaaagcagtggaaatcaattcaacactgacagaGTTGGATTTGCGTTACAATAGAATCGGTGCCTCAGGTGCTgttgcactggctaaagcagtggaaatcaattcaacgctgacaaagttATATTTGTTTGGcaatgaaatcggtgactcaggtgctgctgcactggctaaagcagtggaaatcaattcaacgctgacacagTTAAATTTGTCTGGCAATGAAATCCGTGACTCAGGtactgctgcactggctaaagcagtggaaatcaattcaacgctgaaaaGGTTGCATTTGCCTCACAATGGAATCGCTGACCCAGGTGCTACTGCACTGGCTagagcagtggaaatcaattcaacactgacaaGGTTGCATTTGTCTGACAATGGAATCGCTGACCCAGGTGCtactgcactggctaaagcagtggaaatcaattcaacgctgacacagTTGTATTTGTCGGGcaatgaaatcggtgactcgggtgctgctgcactggctaaagcagtggaaatcaattcaacactgacagagttgaatttgcgttacaatgaaatcggtgactcaggtgctgctgcactggctaaagcagtggaaatcaattcaacactgacaaGGTTAAGTTTGCGTTACAAtagaatcggtgactcaggtgctgctgcactggctaaagcagtggaagtcaattcaacactgacaaCGTTGCGTTTGTCTGAGAAtagaatcggtgactcaggtgctgctgcactgactaaagcagtggaaatcaattcaacactgacagaGTTGGATTTCACGTTACAATGGAATCCGTGACTCAGGtcctgctgcactggctaaagcaaaAGAACTGACAGGGCCCTTTGGCCTAGTTGAACGTATTTCATACCAATCGTATTGGCCATTGtcaaaacgttttgaaattAATCCTCCCTTGGAGTTTATCGTTGGAGCAAAGGTCAGAGCCCAAAAGAATTGTTGCAATAAGCAATTTAAATCTTGCGCGTTCAAGATTCTTCCAGTAttgtatagaccttattcataaatggcggtcaatttataattcttttgtcgaagttcaaattagcctaccaagcctcgataccatacagtgaattgaaaagaattcttgcatttaaaatgaggcttggtaggctaatttgcacgtggacaaaagaattataaatgagaccgccatttatgaataaggtctattagtaTTATAATATAGCATTCACATATAAATCATATCGCAATACCTGAAACTaaacgttttattttcaaagGGTTTTAATTTCCATTGAAAACCGTTTTAAAAATTGTACAGCAAACGGCGAGCGGCAgttttcattgaaatgaaaCATGTGCCATTacatgaagttttctttataaCATTTAGTTTTGTATGTATCCGAGGAAGTTCAAACGAAAGTCTCAGGTAAATGGAAAACCTACGCTTGGATGTAAGCAAAGTGCTAATCCATTGTTGCCACGTCGTTCCACATTAAGTTTCTGGCTTccttgtttttagtttcttggttgTTTCTTCTACTCACCTTTTGCTCTGCGCTGCCTTTTACTTTGCTCTCCCCTTAAACTGGTCGTGACTTCCGTACACACGCGTATACCCACCAACACGCTGGATCACTTAACTTTGAAAATGACTTGTGCCCAGTTCACCAGCAGTCCTCAAGACTCTACACACCCGGACGAGGTGACTTCAGCATGTTGTTTCATTTATCATTCAGATGAAGAGTCATTTTTGTTAAAATTATCAGTCCCATTTAAGAACTGTGGgacaaagaaaacaagacaAACCTGTAACACCAGCCAGGAAAGTGTCAAACGAATGTCTTGACTCTGGAAAGTTTAATAAGGTGTAGGAAATTAAAGTGACAAATACACTGAACATGACGTTAACGCccacgtcgccagtggagggtaggtgcccaggaagcctgggggctgcaaccgcagtcacatccccaaggcgctagaacacccgactggcctgcccaacccgcaaccaagccacgagccccccgcgccaggcccccctaaggcacccgtcacacttgagccagatagctcagtggaataataataataataataataataataacacacaaaaaaaagagcacaaaaaaaaaaaaaaaagaaaggggggagagggagggaacgccgagaaccactaaactcctaaaccgactcacaacgccacgccaacagagcaacaaacacgctgcaagcacattggacaacgcatgcactacgcaggaataccgctgaaccatgtcagccccagggctcccccaacctaaagagtgctgcaaacgctacaaaaacgcataacaacgctaacaaacgcctgcaaaacgctactgaccggactagctcccggtcgtgaaccacgtaactataacaaacgctacagaacgcaccaaaacgctgaacaaccctaacagacggccaagacactaacaaccgcctgcaaaacactaaTGAACAGACAAGGTCCTAGTCTTTAACTaagttaaattaaatttaactatatttaacgcccacgtcgccagtggagggtaggtgcccaggaagcctgggggctgcaaccgcagtcacatccccaaggcgctagaacacccgactggcctgcccaacccgcaaccaagccacgagccccccgcgccaTGCCGAAGGGATCTCCGGGTAAGAAGAACCCGGAGCAAGGGGGCTCGGGTCAACTAGGCCTAAGCCCCCGATAGGCCAAACCTGAGGCACCCACCCCCGCTGGTAACCAGAGAAATCCACTACCTGTTACGCCACCAACTGGGAGGAAACACGGACAATGGAACTAACTGGAGTTCTGATATAGATCTGGTATGCCTCGCTCGACCAACGTCCCAAGGTTTTGATCAGGTGATCCGGAACACCACGTGCCGCTGCAGTGGTCGCCGCCCCAATCCGGAAACTATGGCCGGAGTAGGCGCCGGAGTACCCAGCCCCATGTAGGGTAGACTGCAAAAAGGATGATAGCTGCTGCCGGGTAAGAGGACGACCATCACTAAACAAGAACAGGGGCCCTGGAGCAGACCCACGCAGAGACAAGTACGTGCCCAACGCTGTTATGGGGCACACAGAGCCCGAGCCACGCCCCAAGTAGATATCACAACCCGCACGGAAGGGGTCTGTCTTGGAACACTTGATACGGACTTTGAAACAAGAGGGATTCACCAAGGAGTCCGCTTGCAGGTCGCTAACAGTCATATGGGTGTGAGGATCAAAGGCCGAGTTGACCGTGAATTCGCCCGCAcgcaaaaacccaaaaaatgccAAGCAGCACGCAGCCCACAACATCACATGGTCTCTAGTAGACAGGTCCAAAGAGCACTGAATGACCTTCAGATGATCAACGGTGATAGGTAGGCGCCTGGGTGACACTGGACCTTGAACTCGCTTAATACCCCTTAGCAGACGCTGCAAACGAAGACAGTTGACTAGCGGGTCGGGAAGGCCATGGTCAATGTGAAGGGAGCGCACTGCTGATAGATAGACCTTGATGGAGGAATGGTTCAGGTTGTCGGCCAGGAAGGAAGCAAAGCGCATGAGAGTCTCCTCAGTGGCTGGGGGGATGGAGCCATCCTGGTTTGCACGACCATCCTGGCGGCAAAAGTCTGTAAATCGACGTTGGGCGGATCGATACACTCGTCGGGTGGAAGGTGCAAGACCTTGGGTAAGTAGGAAACAACATTTCTGAGTCAAGGCATCTGAAGCGCTGCCAGAAGGGAAGCAGGAATAGGAGACGGGGTTGGGTCGGCCTGTGGCTCCAGGCGTCTGAACCGCTGAAATTGGAATCGAGAGAGTGCATCAGCAACTGGATTAGCTTTGCCTCGAACAGATGAAGCTGTAAATGAGAAGGAATGATGGATGGCCAGCATAGTCAAATAGCGCAGCAACACCATTAGGTTTTTGTCCCGCGAGGTGCCAGACTTAAGTACAGCCACCACAGACTCGTTGTCACAAAAGAACTCGACCCGCCGAGATACCCACTGACAGCCCCACAGATAGGCTGCCACTACAATTGGGAAGAGCTCCTTGTACGCTATAGATGAGGAACTTTGTGCAGCTGACCAGGCACCAGCAAAccagtgggatttaaaaatagctCCATAGCCCAAAGAGCCCGCTGCATCCGATGAGACCTGGAAGTCCGGGAGAGGTGCCCATGTGGGCATGCAGAAAAAACTGAGGCCATCCCAAGTTTGGAACAGTTCCCGCCACCAGGTTAAATCCCGCCGAAATTCCTGGTTAAGCCTAATGGGGTGATCATCACGGCGAAAGGCACAAAGCAAGTCGATCATCCGGCGAAGGAATGTCCTACCCTGTGGGGCGACCTTGCAGGCGTGATGGAGATGGCCAATCAGGGATTCCAGCTCGCGacgtttacaaaaacgttttgccGACCACTCATCTAACAGTGAAACAATCCTATCTCTCTTGTCAGTCGGAAGGCGAGCCTGAAGGTTCTCGGAGTCAAGTTCAATCCCAAGGATTGTAAGACGAGTCGCGGGTCCCTCCAACTTATCTGGATTAAGGGGAAGGCCAAGTTTTGTACACAGACGAACGCAGGTTTGAAGGTTGTTGTGGCACACAGGGGACGCCGGTGGGCCCAAAGTGAGGAAATCGTCCAAGTAATGACGGAGAAATGTAACCTCATAATTGTGAACCAGGATCCATTCAACCAGGTCTGCAATGGCGGTGAAAATAAATGGTGCTGAACGCAGCCCAAAAGGGAGCaccaaatccacaaaatattgcCCACGCCACTTCATGCCAAGAAGGGGGCGATCGTCTGGGTGGATAGCCACATTCCGATATGCACTGGCCACGTCGAACTTGGCCATTAACGTTCCTCGACCCAGAGACATTATGCCATCAATGAAAGCATCCACTGAAACATACTGAACTGTAAACGGGGGCTTAGGGATGCCGTCATTGACGCTTTGCCCCTCTGGGGATGATAGGTCTAAAATGAGACGCCACTTCCCAGGCTGATTAGTTTTGGGGATCACCCCGAAACGACTTATTTGCAATGACGGAAGCGGGGGCACTGGAAAAGGACCTGCCACCCTGCCAGAAGAGACTTCAGCTTGCAAGTAGGAGTCAATCACTGATGGGTGCTCAGCAGAGCTACGCATGTTTGAAGATGCAGATTTGAGGGACACCAAGGATGGGTCAAAGCCTATCCGAAATCCATCCCGTATGCCAGAAGTCACAAATGCCACAGCTGACTTGTTGGGATGGTGGCATAATTCGGCTTGAAATTGATCCAACTGTAATGGTGTGACCTGAGACACCGGAGATAACGGGCAAAAGAGACAACTGGAACGCTGGGCTTAACTGGAACAGAAACGGGAACTGAGACTGGAACTGAAACTGGAACAGGACAAAACAACTTTGCCAACTGAGGCAATCCATTCGGCTGGCGAGGCAACGCAATCACATCATTCAAACTATGTACAAACACAACACTGGGCGAACCTCGCCCCTCAGTACTGTCCCCTGCTCCCTCCAGGGGAGGGGGAGCGGGAACGGGAACGAAATCCAGCTGAGCGGGGAAAGGGGCAGTTAGCCTTGGTATGCTCTCCCTCGCAATTGCTGCAGTTGTGGCGGAACTTGCACTTCCCAAATAGCCACCGGCATTTCCCTTCATTCCAGGAATGGCAGAATGGTGTGCGTCGGTGGGAGTCTGGGCTGTCTGAGGAAGACTGAGGAAACCCGGAAAGGGAAGACGGCCTGGGGTGCAGTGAGGACGATGCTGgcaaacgcaaatgaaaactataCAGATCCAAATTCATTTTGGACCAATCCGTAAGGCCCGAGGCAGCGGCATCCCTTCTGAAGGCCAGATCGTATTCAAGCCAAGCCAGACCTGGATATTGGCGGGCTGTTTGAATAATGAGCAGCTTATATCTGGTCAAGTCTAACCAACGCAGGGGGTGAGAGGCACACAGGACCAGCTGGAAAATCGTGAAGGCCTCAGTCCAAGTAAGAATATCCTTGATTTCAACCTGCCTGCGTTTTGCGTTGGACACCAGGAGTTTACCCTCCAGGAAGGTCTGTGGTTCCTGATCCCCAGCTCGGAGATTGACTGTAAGTAGATCCGCCAACTCCACGAACTGGCCCTCGATGATCTTCTTGGCCAATTTTGCCGGGACTGGTGCATGACCAGGACCAACAATGAAAGCCTTCTCAGACGTAGGCACTGATCCAGAGTTACCAAAACTTGGCAGGCTGCCGGATACACTGGGACTCGCGAATGGAGAGGTAATGGGGGCCATGAAGCGGGCCGAGCTTGAGTCAGTGATGGCCGACACAGGAGAAAAGGTAGGAACGAATGCCGGCAAAGTAAACGTACCTGATGACGCCCCAAAAGCCATAGACGAGAcattgacatcacaagaaacagcAGTCGATCCAGAGGAGCTAGATGGAGTGACGCCAACAGAAGTGCCAAGGACGGAAGGGGGTAATGGCGAGGGGGCGCTCCCTTGAATTGAAGAGATGATAGTCGGAAGGGTGCTTCCAAGCGCGCGAACAACAGCCTCGGCGATCGAATCGACGGCCAAAGGCGCCACGGGGCCAGAGGGAGCCGTAGAAACCACCATCGGCGCGGGGGACAAGAGAGGTATGTCCTCCGAACGAAGTCCAGCGGACAAGCTATTGTTGGTTGAACGAGGTGGGTTCGGCATGATGTATGATCGAACACCAACCCGCGACGAGCGAGTTAGCGGCGACCAcgaaaaagaagtgaaaaacgaACCAACAAACACGACAGAGAGCGAGAAAAAACCGCGGGCGATGAAGGACGAAATCCTTTGGCAACGCTAACGGATCGGCGAGCACACTACGGTCCAGGGACGAAAGAGCGACGAGTGAAGGAAAGACAAACCAATAAACACGACAGCCGCCGAAGAAAAAACCCTGGTCGATGACTGACGAAATCCTTAGAATTTATTCCTTTGTTGACCACAACTGGGGAACCGCTACACTAAGCCCGCCAAAATAAACGTATCGGAGCACACGATGGTCCGAAGCACGAAAGAGCGATGAGCGAGTAAAGACAAACCAACAGACACGACAGAGGGCGAGGAAACCACGGTCGATGACGGAAGAAATCCTTGTGTTTTCTCTattgttgttttcctttgttgacCACAACTGGGAACCGCTACACTAAGCCCGCCAAAGAAACGCCACGCTATCTGAGCGACGAGCCGACTATCGGAACTGGTACAAGAGAAGGTAAGACGAACCACAACACGGCGGTGAAGACGAGATGGAGACGGTCGAAGATCGAAGAACTTCTATTTCAACCTGGACAGCGACCGAGATAGCCAACGAAGCGAGAAGAAgaacgccgagaaccactaaactcctaaaccgactcacaacgccacgccaacagagcaacaaacacgctgcaagcacattggacaacgcatgcactacgcaggaataccgctgaaccatgtcagccccagggctcccccaacctaaagagtgctgcaaacgctacaaaaacgcataacaacgctaacaaacgcctgcaaaacgctactgaccggactagctcccggtcgtgaaccacgtaactataacaaacgctacagaacgcaccaaaacgctgaacaacgctaccagacggccaagacactaacaaccgcctgcaaaacactactgaccagactagctcctagtcgttaactatgttaaattatATTTAACTATATGTATTGTGAACAAAATCCCGCGCTTTAAAGTTTAAATTTCTGCCGGTGGATGCTGGCCACATCGTTCATATTGTGCAATATGGCTGAAGAACCCAATAACTGGATGTGTACGAACGTTCTGAAGATGAGATGAAGCTGGACAGGGCACCGGGTTGCATGTGCTATTAATGCATAAGGctcaccatcacaaggcgtaactgaccgtcacaagccgtacctcaccgtcacaagccgtaactcaCCCTCACAAgacgtaactcaccgtcacaaggcgtaactcaccgtcgcAAGACgaaactcaccgtcacaaggcgcaactcaccgtcacaagccgtaactcaCCCTCACAAGACGTAattcaccgtcacaaggcgtaactcaccgtcacaaggtgGAACTCATCGTCAgaaggcgtaactcaccttcacaaggtgaaactcactgtcacaaggcgtaacttaccgtcacaagccgtaatccaccttcacaaggcgtaactcaccgtcacaagccggaactcaccgtcacaagccgtaactcaTCCTCGCAAGACAGAAC
Above is a genomic segment from Montipora capricornis isolate CH-2021 unplaced genomic scaffold, ASM3666992v2 scaffold_234, whole genome shotgun sequence containing:
- the LOC138034924 gene encoding NLR family CARD domain-containing protein 3-like, with protein sequence MASIASQINQSNEGESYDYLWIALNCIKECEKEQGTFGKKLAHSLGSLLKIQRIYCRQQMGDSGAAILAHAMATNSTVKKLVLRDNRIGNSGAAAVAKAVKINSTLTELHLSGNGIGDSGAAALAKAVEINSTLTQLDLSANGMVLRDNEIADPGAAALAKAVEINSTLTRLSLSHNGIGASGAAALAKAVEINSTVTQLYLYRSGIRDSVLDLSLNVISDSGDAALAKAVEVNSTLTSLHLSDNEIADPCAAALVKAVEINSTLTELDLRYNRIGASGAVALAKAVEINSTLTKLYLFGNEIGDSGAAALAKAVEINSTLTQLNLSGNEIRDSGTAALAKAVEINSTLKRLHLPHNGIADPGATALARAVEINSTLTRLHLSDNGIADPGATALAKAVEINSTLTQLYLSGNEIGDSGAAALAKAVEINSTLTRLSLRYNRIGDSGAAALAKAVEVNSTLTTLRLSENRIGDSGAAALTKAVEINSTLTELDFTLQWNP
- the LOC138034925 gene encoding uncharacterized protein, with amino-acid sequence MRFASFLADNLNHSSIKVYLSAVRSLHIDHGLPDPLVNCLRLQRLLRGIKRVQGPVSPRRLPITVDHLKVIQCSLDLSTRDHVMLWAACCLAFFGFLRAGEFTVNSAFDPHTHMTVSDLQADSLVNPSCFKVRIKCSKTDPFRAGCDIYLGRGSGSVCPITALGTYLSLRGSAPGPLFLFSDGRPLTRQQLSSFLQSTLHGAGYSGAYSGHSFRIGAATTAAARGVPDHLIKTLGRWSSEAYQIYIRTPVSSIVRVSSQLVA